One genomic region from Cyanobium usitatum str. Tous encodes:
- a CDS encoding methyltransferase family protein, translating into MPKFQPERWGLSWGGWLDNRHGEWWLLAQLALIAAHLLPPWPAPGAWGYAWPLPIALAGAVLLLLGLILAAQAFWGLGSSLTPLPDPIPGAPLVTSGAYGRCRHPLYQAVLLCSLGVSLALGSLLHLALLLALVAVLGGKARREERALELAHPDYATYRARTPAIIPRLPWLDWRAL; encoded by the coding sequence TTGCCGAAATTCCAACCTGAGCGCTGGGGCCTGAGTTGGGGGGGCTGGCTAGACAACCGCCACGGTGAGTGGTGGCTGCTCGCCCAGTTGGCCCTGATTGCCGCCCACCTGCTGCCGCCCTGGCCTGCCCCCGGCGCCTGGGGTTATGCCTGGCCCCTGCCGATAGCCCTGGCCGGTGCCGTTTTGCTGCTGCTGGGCTTGATCTTGGCGGCTCAGGCGTTCTGGGGGCTGGGCTCCAGCCTTACGCCCCTGCCTGATCCGATCCCTGGCGCCCCATTGGTGACAAGCGGGGCCTACGGCCGTTGCCGTCACCCCCTCTATCAAGCGGTGCTGCTTTGTTCGCTGGGGGTGAGCTTGGCCCTGGGCAGCCTGCTGCATCTGGCCTTGCTGCTGGCCCTGGTGGCCGTGCTCGGCGGTAAGGCGCGCCGCGAGGAGCGGGCCCTTGAGCTTGCCCATCCCGATTACGCCACCTACCGGGCCCGCACACCGGCAATCATTCCCCGTCTTCCCTGGCTCGACTGGCGAGCGCTGTGA
- a CDS encoding cation:proton antiporter — MVLPALLLEIGSHQAEVAETLISVGEFLVIFVAARLLAELMVRVQLPTILGELVAGVLIGVSGLHLIVPPETQVQLSSWGLGLLSSLADLSPEKVQEIYAETFPNLQAVSQIGLFALLFLTGLESELDELVAVGAQATTVAVTGVVLPFALGTAGLYYIFHVPLIPAIFAGAAMTATSIGITASVFGELKFLRTREGQTVIGAAVLDDILGIVILAVVVSLAGGEGFSVGPILKLVAAAGVFVAAALFLSRTAAPGFDWLLDQLKAPGEVVVAAFVVLSLCCFVAQAIGLEAALGAFAAGLILSSSKHTHAIQDTVKPLVALFATIFFVLIGTGMDLSVLNPFNPENREGLIVAAFLLTVAIAGKVATGWSYFSKEKTNRLVVGLGMMPRGEVGLIFLGLGTQAGLLTKPLEAAILLMVIGTTFLAPILLRLVLGGSAGGPDLDPLAEIPT, encoded by the coding sequence ATGGTTCTGCCTGCGCTTTTGCTTGAAATCGGCAGTCACCAAGCCGAAGTTGCTGAAACCCTGATTTCGGTGGGCGAGTTTCTGGTGATCTTCGTGGCGGCCAGGCTGCTGGCGGAGCTGATGGTGCGGGTGCAGCTGCCCACAATTTTGGGTGAGCTGGTAGCTGGCGTTCTGATTGGCGTTTCCGGCCTGCATTTGATCGTGCCGCCCGAAACCCAGGTCCAACTCAGCAGTTGGGGCTTGGGCTTGCTCAGTTCTCTGGCCGATCTCTCACCGGAAAAGGTGCAGGAGATCTACGCCGAGACCTTCCCGAATCTGCAGGCGGTCTCCCAGATCGGCCTGTTTGCCCTGTTGTTTCTCACCGGACTGGAGAGCGAGCTCGATGAGCTGGTAGCGGTGGGTGCCCAGGCCACCACCGTTGCCGTAACTGGGGTGGTGCTTCCTTTTGCCCTAGGCACTGCGGGCCTTTATTACATCTTCCATGTGCCCCTGATTCCAGCGATCTTCGCCGGTGCGGCGATGACTGCCACCAGCATCGGCATCACCGCCAGCGTGTTTGGTGAGTTGAAGTTTCTGCGCACCCGCGAGGGTCAGACGGTGATCGGCGCGGCCGTACTCGACGACATTCTCGGCATCGTGATCCTTGCTGTGGTGGTGAGCCTGGCTGGTGGAGAGGGCTTCAGCGTGGGCCCGATCCTGAAGTTGGTTGCGGCGGCAGGAGTGTTTGTGGCGGCGGCCCTGTTCCTAAGCCGCACTGCTGCTCCTGGGTTCGACTGGCTGCTCGACCAGCTCAAGGCCCCTGGCGAAGTGGTGGTGGCGGCCTTCGTGGTGTTGTCGCTCTGCTGCTTTGTGGCCCAGGCGATCGGCCTGGAAGCGGCTCTTGGCGCTTTCGCTGCGGGCTTGATTCTTAGCTCTTCTAAGCACACCCATGCGATCCAGGACACCGTTAAGCCCCTAGTCGCCCTGTTTGCCACGATTTTCTTCGTGCTGATTGGTACGGGCATGGATCTGTCGGTGCTCAATCCGTTTAACCCTGAAAACCGGGAGGGATTGATCGTGGCGGCCTTCCTGCTCACCGTGGCGATTGCCGGCAAGGTGGCAACCGGCTGGAGCTACTTCAGCAAGGAGAAAACCAACCGCTTGGTGGTCGGTTTGGGGATGATGCCCCGCGGCGAGGTGGGCTTGATCTTTCTTGGCCTGGGTACCCAGGCTGGCCTGCTGACCAAGCCGCTGGAGGCCGCAATCTTGCTGATGGTGATCGGCACCACCTTCCTGGCGCCGATCCTGCTCAGACTGGTGTTGGGTGGCAGCGCTGGAGGTCCGGATCTTGATCCACTTGCCGAAATTCCAACCTGA